The Littorina saxatilis isolate snail1 unplaced genomic scaffold, US_GU_Lsax_2.0 scaffold_546, whole genome shotgun sequence nucleotide sequence AATaggaaaaacaattttatattaTTTAGTGTTCCACACCTCACCTTGGCAGACTTGTGACGATATTATGTAACGACGTCACAGTAAATGACGTAAATACCAACATTCCTTGTAAGTTTAATGACGTCATTGAAATGTTGTACACcaacctgagagagagagagagagagagagagagagagagagagagagagagagagagagagagagagagagagagatgtacagacagacaaacagagtgacagatacagacaggcggacggaccggcagacagacggacagacagacagacagacagacagacaggcggacagacagacagacagacagacagaggtgtaCTGACCGACACGAAGATCTCGCAGCATGTCTGCCACCAGCTCCCCGCACCGTGCACACCGCCATAGCAAGTTACCCTCATGTCCCTGTCTGTCACCGCGGTACACATCATCATAGTGACCAACCGTCAGGACAGGTGGGCCGTCGCACGGTGCGGACACTGGCGGCCTGGTGTAGGCCGGGACCGTTCCTCTCTTCATATCATTAGCCTGCTCCACCTCTCTCACCACAGCAGGTGGACTTCTCAGGGGCTGCGTCAGGTAGCGGACGTGACGCTTCATGTCGGCAGGTACATCTAGCTTAACGCCTGCTGCCCACAGGGTGAACCTGACGTGTCGTTGTTTTAACGCCCGGTAGATCTCTGCGATGACGTCACTGTCacagaacagacaggtgtgtcagtgtTAATAAAAAGAACATAGAGGTGTGTTATAGTTATCACACAACTATTGTTTTAACGCAGTGTAGATCTTCGTAATGACGTCACAGCAACAGAACGGACAGGTGTGTCAGTGCATGATTACACCTGAAATTACGaaactgattaaaacaaaacaaaaacgccaGGCAAAAAGGAAGTCACAAAGATTGCTGTTCAGGATAAGAATCACAGTGAACCTGAAATAAAATGACGCAATGATTAATAATGACGTAAACAGAATGACGTTATTTCGCTCCACTCTTCGTTACCTTGACCAAGTTTTTCCAATGGCAGACAAAGAAAGGGTGGCGCCTGATGAGACAGGTTGATGACATCACTGATCAGTACACACCGCCGTGACAGTTGCTGCATTCACATTCTACATCTAATAAACATGCCCCAGTCTATTATTCAAACTTGAAAATAAAGAGCCATTACTTCCACATAAATCTTCCGAATTTCTTGACCAAAAGCACACGAATTACCTCGTCATAGAAAAAGTGTGAATATAATAACATTTGTGAATTATCAGACTTCCTTCCAACAAACACGACCACACCGGCCAACACAAGAGTGACAGGAGGCAGTGTTAGATTCAGTGTACAGCGTCATTCTTACCACTCAGCCTCATCGGCCAGGATGTGCACGcgtccgtgtgtctgtgcgtgttgacACAGCTCCTCCACCCAGGCCTGCACTTTCTTCTTGCCTTCCTCTGTCCAGTCACCATACTTCCTAAGCCCCGCCATGTTGACGAGCTGCACGCTGCCGGCTCCCTGTCCGGCCGTCTCTCTCACCTGATGACGCACAAGGTAAGCAGCAGCAGCGCCATCATCACTCGTCTGAAGAACGAAGACTGTGGCGCAGCCCTTCCTCAGCAGAAAAACACCTTTTATTATCAAGACTATGCTTTTTGAAGTGCCCGTCGGGCCCCAGAGGATTCTCACGTCGACGTCGTAGTCGTCTGGCGGCTCCTCCAAGACTTGAAACTGCTGCGGGAACAAAGCTATACATGTCATTGGTCGACCATGCTCCATTCCAACAGCGTGAACAAGGTGGCCCTGGGTCCACAGCTGTAGTCGTGGCTGTCTGCTGAGGAATAGCTCAACCGTTGTCAGTGGTATGGAGAATCTGTCAGcatacacatttacacacattaTTAGGTAtatatcacacacaccacacacacaggcacaacacacacacacacacacacacacacaaacacacacacacacacacacaaacacacacatgcaccaaccCACACGCAACGTGTAAATGTAAGCGAAAGGTTATGCAAAAATACACATCTTAAAATGTAATTTAGGGCATGACAAATTACAGTAgatgacgagagagagagagagagagagagagagagagagagagagagagagagagagagagagagagagagagagagagagagagagagagagagagagagagagagagagagagagagagaggtgggggggggggggggggtcgggagAAACAAcgaaagaaagatagatgacGTTAGGCCAAGTAATAAtaaacgtgcgtgcgtgcgcttcACCGATATGACACAGCTATGCAACAGTACCTGGCAACCAACTGTGTGTAGGTAGCTGTATCCATGGCATGGTCCCCGCCCTCATTCCGTTCCAAGCTCGCCCTCCACCACGCGTCGAGCCTTGTCTGGTCAGCCATGTCGTCCTCACAAAGACATACGTGGCTGACATTCCGACTTGACTCGACGCTGAGGCCTTCCTGCAACTCCTGTAACTGAGGTCAACACACACGGACTATATTAAACAATGCGGGAAATGGCACAAGGGGTGGTTTAATACACGATGCACACAAAGACAGTGTAACATTACCTGAGTTGGAAATCTCTTCATTCCTCCAGACAACTTTCTGGACAAAAGCAAACCATCTTTTCGGAAAATAGTTTCCCGTTTGTGGTGACGCGCATTAGGCTACATTGAGTACAAGTGACGTCGTTTTCGCGACAAAAAAAATGACGTCTACTATTCCAGGGCACTGTTCTTAGAGCTCCAGtgaaaaataaaaagcaaatgctCATTTGACTCGCCTTCGTCTTGTCCCACAACAATGTAACCCGCCCACCTTTtaggaccccccctcccccccatggAAGACTCCCGCCACCACCCCTCCCACAAGAGTCCCTCCCTTCTTATACAACCACCCCCTTTATGCCCGACCTCCCCCAATAAgaccctttttgtttttaaagattgtttgttcataacctctgtcagcTAACCCACATTTAAGACTTTACcccaataaaaaacaaaacaatataaaaTTCCTCTTTCACTTTCAGCTTCATAAATTAAATGTTCAAGAGAAACGTTGGCATCAGAATAATCGAcaaaaacttgatcaaaagtgTGACCTGTAATATTCCAGGTTCAGTGGTGATCATCTTGTCCAGCAAACATGTCCATGCTATTACTGTGAACATTTACGAAACAAGCTACATTTTGGTCATGTCTGCTGCTTAATAACACCTACAATTGTGGGAAATGTGGATTAAAGGTCTAGCTTCAAAATCATCCCAGATAATCTTAACGTTAATTTTTGTGAtcggacatacggacggacactGCGCACAGTGTGTGGACTAAGAGCATAGCGCTATGAACTAGCCCTTACTTTACGTTGGTGAACAAAGAACAAAGctctgtcaatctctctctctctctctctctctctctctctctctctctctctctctctctctctctctctctctctctctctctctctctctctctctctctctacttctctccTGCGTGCGtctgtttttgcgtgtgtgagcgaGTGTAGGTCAAGTGTTAACTTACATCGCTCATGTTTTCCAGCACCTCCTCCAGACAGCGTCTCGTTGTGTCGGGCAGGACAATGGCCTGGTGGAGGGCTGGCTGTGTGACCAGGTCACCCAGAACAGAGCGCCTCACAACATCTCTGGCTTGCTTCAGGTACGCAGCGGCCTTCTTTAGTTCTTCTTGAACTGCAAGGGGGTCGTCTTCTGTCTGAGGTATGATTGCCGCCATCATTATCCCACGCTCGCGATGTATGACGATCAGGTCAACAAAGTCCTCCTTCAGGTTCAACGGCTCTGCTTTGACGCTGTTCGTGTTCCTGGCGGCTGCACCAGTATAGATGCTTTGGGTATCAGCACCATATACACTAAGTTTAGCTTGAGTCAGAATTACCATAATTTCTTTTTCCCTCGCGGCTTTGTCCTTTATCTGATTCATGcagtggtggacatttttcagcACTCTGTCTATGTGGACAGTGTCCCTGACCTCCATACTCTCATCTATGTCTATTTGTTGCTGTGTTTTCAGTACCTGGATTCTCTCACCTTCTCCGGTATATGCCATTTTCTCATGCACAGTGTCCATGTGAGCCGGGGGGATTATGTATGATTCGCTCTCAAGGTGAGGGAACCAGGCGTTGAGAAACTCTCTCTGGAATCAAAGACATGATGATGTACTGTCTGCTCACTTCTAGTATCATTCACAACCTACGTCAACTATGAAGACAGTGAAAATACAGACACCAAATAGGGACTTATGTCTGACTGGTGGTTCACACAATATTTGCCTACAACACAgcagataattttttttttaaagttgctCTATATGATGTAAattcaaaatgaaaaacaaaaacaaggaaaacaacaacaacaacaacaacaacaacaacaacaacaacaacaacaacaacaacaacaacaacaacaacaacacaaaaagagTAAAACTAATGATAATGCACCTTATTCATTTGAAACATAACTTCAAGTCTTAAAATAATGTTTcggtgggtgggtttttttctgagatGAATTTACCTCATGGTCTGACAACCTTAACACTTGGTCCTCTgattcctgtgatcttgccatcAAGGGCGGGGCAGGAGAGGCAGCCTGGTTCCCCGGTGACCCAGAGGTACTGCACGGCGGAGCACATTCCACAGGCGGTCCCTGTGTGATGTGCATGATAtaaccgtcacttctgtcatagcactATTCATATATGTAATGATCATGATATTACTGTCATTTCTGTTATAGCACTGTTcatatgtgtggtttgcatgatattaccgtcacttccgtcatagcgctgttcataatcatgagttgtgtgcatgatatgaccgtcacttctgtcatagcgttgttcatatgtgtggtttccatgatatgaccgtcacttctgtcatagcgttgTTCATAATGTGTGGTTTCCATATTacagtcacttctgtcatagcgatgttcatatgtgtggtttgcatgatattaaagtcactt carries:
- the LOC138954695 gene encoding uncharacterized protein isoform X1, with amino-acid sequence MHITQGPPVECAPPCSTSGSPGNQAASPAPPLMARSQESEDQVLRLSDHEREFLNAWFPHLESESYIIPPAHMDTVHEKMAYTGEGERIQVLKTQQQIDIDESMEVRDTVHIDRVLKNVHHCMNQIKDKAAREKEIMVILTQAKLSVYGADTQSIYTGAAARNTNSVKAEPLNLKEDFVDLIVIHRERGIMMAAIIPQTEDDPLAVQEELKKAAAYLKQARDVVRRSVLGDLVTQPALHQAIVLPDTTRRCLEEVLENMSDLQELQEGLSVESSRNVSHVCLCEDDMADQTRLDAWWRASLERNEGGDHAMDTATYTQLVARFSIPLTTVELFLSRQPRLQLWTQGHLVHAVGMEHGRPMTCIALFPQQFQVLEEPPDDYDVDVRILWGPTGTSKSIVLIIKGVFLLRKGCATVFVLQTSDDGAAAAYLVRHQVRETAGQGAGSVQLVNMAGLRKYGDWTEEGKKKVQAWVEELCQHAQTHGRVHILADEAECDVIAEIYRALKQRHVRFTLWAAGVKLDVPADMKRHVRYLTQPLRSPPAVVREVEQANDMKRGTVPAYTRPPVSAPCDGPPVLTVGHYDDVYRGDRQGHEGNLLWRCARCGELVADMLRDLRVGCQDNAPHGQGGLTFSDVFVLGPMQCDTDTPDDHSHSPAPFIRGLESRGVPTRKVAHNDTEAVRQLAEMTSGPTQRAAGRGRDEAVTVANQNTVWGLERHVVVYLDTGSGGVSGEANLTGRLRSMSRSTAQVIWVKSVRT
- the LOC138954695 gene encoding uncharacterized protein isoform X2 produces the protein MHITQGPPVECAPPCSTSGSPGNQAASPAPPLMARSQESEDQVLRLSDHEREFLNAWFPHLESESYIIPPAHMDTVHEKMAYTGEGERIQVLKTQQQIDIDESMEVRDTVHIDRVLKNVHHCMNQIKDKAAREKEIMVILTQAKLSVYGADTQSIYTGAAARNTNSVKAEPLNLKEDFVDLIVIHRERGIMMAAIIPQTEDDPLAVQEELKKAAAYLKQARDVVRRSVLGDLVTQPALHQAIVLPDTTRRCLEEVLENMSDELQEGLSVESSRNVSHVCLCEDDMADQTRLDAWWRASLERNEGGDHAMDTATYTQLVARFSIPLTTVELFLSRQPRLQLWTQGHLVHAVGMEHGRPMTCIALFPQQFQVLEEPPDDYDVDVRILWGPTGTSKSIVLIIKGVFLLRKGCATVFVLQTSDDGAAAAYLVRHQVRETAGQGAGSVQLVNMAGLRKYGDWTEEGKKKVQAWVEELCQHAQTHGRVHILADEAECDVIAEIYRALKQRHVRFTLWAAGVKLDVPADMKRHVRYLTQPLRSPPAVVREVEQANDMKRGTVPAYTRPPVSAPCDGPPVLTVGHYDDVYRGDRQGHEGNLLWRCARCGELVADMLRDLRVGCQDNAPHGQGGLTFSDVFVLGPMQCDTDTPDDHSHSPAPFIRGLESRGVPTRKVAHNDTEAVRQLAEMTSGPTQRAAGRGRDEAVTVANQNTVWGLERHVVVYLDTGSGGVSGEANLTGRLRSMSRSTAQVIWVKSVRT